The proteins below are encoded in one region of Lactuca sativa cultivar Salinas chromosome 3, Lsat_Salinas_v11, whole genome shotgun sequence:
- the LOC111889547 gene encoding metalloendoproteinase 1, protein MASKLFLSFSCIFFLATFLLPVLSHLHYPHLQPNGLLGNNTNPSPFGFLKSMQGCRKGEKVTGVRDLKVYLARFGYLNYQKNPNLPDLDEDHFDEELEAALKSYQAYYHLNATGTLDEPTVSKMVMPRCGFPDKETHHNHNTNNSLHTVSHYRFFPGRPKWPRAKKHLTYAFGSRFPTRFMPPIDRAFRKWATATRYFTFSRARSYRSADLKISFARGSHGDGNPFDGPGGVLAHAFAPTDGRLHYDADDRWAVGAVRNAYDVETLALHEIGHLLGLGHSQFQNAIMWATFRSGVTKGLSSDDVRGLRALYGF, encoded by the coding sequence ATGGCGTCTAAGCTCTTTCTTTCCTTTTCATGTATCTTCTTTCTTGCTACCTTCTTGCTTCCAGTTCTTTCACATTTGCACTACCCTCATCTACAACCAAATGGGTTATTGGGTAATAACACTAACCCATCACCTTTTGGGTTTCTTAAATCCATGCAAGGGTGTCGTAAGGGAGAGAAAGTGACCGGTGTTCGTGACCTTAAAGTCTATCTTGCGCGTTTTGGATACCTAAACTaccagaaaaaccctaatctcccAGATCTTGATGAAGATCATTTTGACGAAGAGCTTGAGGCAGCCCTCAAGTCGTACCAAGCTTACTACCATCTGAATGCCACTGGGACACTCGACGAGCCCACGGTATCAAAGATGGTGATGCCTCGTTGTGGGTTTCCCGATAAAGAAACTCATCATAACCATAACACAAATAACTCTTTACACACAGTTTCCCATTACAGATTCTTTCCAGGAAGACCAAAATGGCCAAGGGCTAAAAAGCATCTAACTTATGCTTTCGGATCACGTTTCCCAACCAGATTCATGCCTCCTATTGATCGAGCATTTAGAAAATGGGCTACTGCTACTCGATACTTCACGTTCTCAAGAGCTAGAAGTTATCGTAGCGCTGACTTAAAGATTAGTTTTGCACGTGGATCTCATGGAGATGGGAATCCATTTGATGGACCTGGTGGTGTGTTGGCTCATGCTTTTGCACCTACAGATGGAAGACTCCATTATGATGCCGATGATCGTTGGGCAGTGGGAGCTGTTCGGAATGCTTATGACGTGGAGACTTTGGCATTGCATGAAATAGGCCACTTACTTGGGCTTGGTCATAGCCAATTTCAGAATGCGATAATGTGGGCTACGTTTAGGTCAGGAGTAACGAAAGGTTTGAGTTCGGATGACGTTAGAGGGCTTAGGGCTCTATATGGGTTTTAA